The nucleotide sequence CTTTCTCCACCAACAATTACCCAATCTAGTTTTTCATTGTCTCTGTAAGATTCCTGGTAATCTTCATAGAGATAATGAGGTCGAAGTTCCACCGGCCCTAACAATGGTTCACAACTGATAAATCGGATGGCTGCCGGTGTTTCCAGTAAGGTTTGGATTCTGTGCGTGACAGATTGATTTTCTACAGAAACACCTACCCAGACATTTGGTAGTGGCCATGAGAATTTTTCATAAGCCCAATTGTTTAGGGGGAGGGGTGGATAATCGTTGCCAGGGTGTTTATTGATGTCTAACTCAACATTTATCCACATCGCAATTCTGCGGATAGTATTAGGATCATTGAGATAGCTATGGAGCCGATCGGGGCATTTGGTAAGGACTTGATAGGTGTGGCGTTTGTAAACCGCCATGTAAGCCCAAGTTAGATCCAAAAACCACTCTGGTACATCATCTGAAAATAAATCAGCCATATTACTGACAAAAATACGGGCTGGTTTTTTCCATTGCTTGACCCATTTCAATCGGTCTGGATGATATTTTATCAATCCTGTCCACCGCAGAGTTTCTCCTTTTTTCTCGACGGTGCCGGTGTAAATTTCTCTAATCTTGGGATTAGGATTATGGGAAAGTCGCCAGCTATCTTTGATGGCATAACAGTTGGCACAACCGGCAGATTTAGGAATACAACCAGTAACAATTGGCCAACTATGATCTGTCCATTGGATTTTGGAATTCTTGCTCATTGGAATACCCTTGTTTTAATGACATAGTTTTGTTAGGGGGTGGAGACGTCTTTATAAAGTTGTCTCCACCGGCAGCCAGTAGGCAGTTATTTCAACAGTC is from Ancylothrix sp. D3o and encodes:
- a CDS encoding phage Gp37/Gp68 family protein; this encodes MSKNSKIQWTDHSWPIVTGCIPKSAGCANCYAIKDSWRLSHNPNPKIREIYTGTVEKKGETLRWTGLIKYHPDRLKWVKQWKKPARIFVSNMADLFSDDVPEWFLDLTWAYMAVYKRHTYQVLTKCPDRLHSYLNDPNTIRRIAMWINVELDINKHPGNDYPPLPLNNWAYEKFSWPLPNVWVGVSVENQSVTHRIQTLLETPAAIRFISCEPLLGPVELRPHYLYEDYQESYRDNEKLDWVIVGGE